One genomic window of Metopolophium dirhodum isolate CAU chromosome 4, ASM1992520v1, whole genome shotgun sequence includes the following:
- the LOC132943008 gene encoding ras-related protein Rap-2c produces the protein MREFKVVVLGSGGVGKSALTVQFVSGRFMEKYDPTIEDFYRKEIEVDSSPCVLEILDTAGTEQFASMRDLYIKNGQGFVVVYSLTNHQTFQDIKPMKELITRVKGSERVPILLVANKIDLEHQREVPTIEGNTLAQIWGCPFVEASAKNRTNVNEVFAEIVREMNFSNDKEKKSYCCCTVL, from the coding sequence ATGCGCGAGTTCAAAGTGGTCGTGCTGGGCTCGGGCGGCGTGGGCAAGAGTGCCTTGACCGTGCAGTTCGTGTCTGGCCGGTTCATGGAGAAGTACGACCCGACTATAGAGGACTTCTACAGGAAGGAGATCGAAGTCGACAGTTCGCCATGCGTGTTAGAAATACTCGACACCGCTGGCACCGAACAGTTTGCCAGTATGCGCGACTTGTACATAAAGAACGGACAGGGATTTGTTGTCGTGTACAGCCTAACTAACCATCAGACCTTCCAGGACATTAAACCCATGAAGGAGCTCATCACCAGGGTGAAGGGATCAGAGCGAGTGCCCATATTGCTGGTTgcaaacaaaatcgatttagaACATCAACGTGAGGTTCCAACGATTGAGGGAAACACTCTAGCCCAGATCTGGGGCTGTCCGTTTGTTGAGGCAAGTGCCAAGAACCGTACCAATGTTAATGAAGTGTTTGCAGAAATTGTGCGAGAAATGAATTTCAGCAATGACAAAGAGAAGAAGAGTTATTGTTGCTGTACAGTTCTATAA